From a single Gimesia fumaroli genomic region:
- a CDS encoding NADH-quinone oxidoreductase subunit B family protein: protein MEQEKPRLAVFKFASCDGCQLSLLDAEDQLLAVAGAVEIVYFPEATSRMEDGPYDIALVEGSITTLHDAERIQQIRKDSKYLMTIGACATAGGIQALRNWADTDEFMRAVYAKPEYIQVLESSTPISDHVKVDFELRGCPINQYQLIEVIQSLLAGRKPRTPQHSVCLDCKRRGTVCVTVAQGIACLGPVTQSGCHALCPSYHRGCYGCYGPAPQSNLVSLATHMEKEGDSRTEISHRLHNFNAYAPAFRNESQRLLEQDGE, encoded by the coding sequence GTGGAGCAGGAAAAACCCCGGCTTGCCGTTTTCAAATTCGCGTCCTGTGATGGATGTCAGTTGTCGCTGCTTGATGCGGAAGATCAGCTGTTGGCTGTCGCTGGTGCGGTGGAGATAGTTTATTTTCCGGAAGCCACCAGCCGGATGGAAGACGGCCCTTACGATATTGCTCTGGTGGAAGGTTCTATCACAACGCTGCACGACGCCGAGCGGATTCAGCAGATTCGAAAAGACTCAAAGTACCTGATGACGATCGGTGCCTGTGCCACCGCAGGAGGGATTCAGGCACTTCGGAACTGGGCGGATACCGATGAATTCATGCGAGCCGTGTATGCCAAACCGGAATATATTCAGGTACTGGAAAGTTCAACGCCGATCTCTGATCATGTTAAAGTCGATTTCGAACTGCGAGGTTGTCCGATCAATCAGTATCAGTTAATCGAAGTCATTCAGTCATTATTAGCAGGCAGAAAACCGCGCACGCCGCAACATAGCGTGTGTCTTGATTGTAAACGCCGCGGAACCGTCTGTGTGACCGTGGCACAGGGCATTGCCTGTCTGGGGCCGGTGACGCAGTCAGGCTGCCATGCATTGTGCCCGAGTTATCACCGAGGCTGTTATGGCTGTTATGGGCCAGCCCCGCAATCGAATCTGGTGAGCCTGGCGACACATATGGAAAAGGAAGGCGATTCCCGAACTGAGATTTCTCATCGCCTGCACAACTTCAATGCTTATGCCCCCGCCTTTCGGAATGAAAGCCAGCGGTTACTCGAACAGGATGGGGAGTAG
- a CDS encoding FAD/NAD(P)-binding protein → MNSCSATTGGDGNSANNPWLPQSAVIRSISAEVRDVATYQLALTDPAAAAAYRFQPGQFNMLYVPGAGESAISMSGNPETHDSLLHTIRFAGNVTRSIAGMKVGDTLGLRGPFGTSWPLESCVGQDVILVAGGIGLPPLRPVIYRLLAERQRYGRLHLLYGARSPEMRLYTEEYEQWSEGGLDVRQTVDRSSPGWHGNLGVVPLLLERLPAFDPARTVLMICGPDLMMRFTARAALQMGMTAEQIWVSTERNMQCAVGLCGHCQLGPEFICKDGPVFRYDRISPYMKVEGL, encoded by the coding sequence ATGAATTCCTGTAGTGCGACAACCGGAGGGGACGGCAATTCCGCAAATAATCCCTGGTTACCACAGTCGGCGGTGATTCGTTCGATCTCGGCCGAAGTCCGTGATGTCGCCACGTATCAATTAGCGTTGACTGATCCAGCTGCCGCAGCGGCCTATCGCTTCCAGCCCGGACAGTTCAACATGTTGTATGTACCGGGAGCCGGTGAGTCTGCTATTTCGATGAGCGGAAATCCTGAAACACACGATTCATTGCTGCATACGATTCGGTTTGCCGGAAATGTGACACGCAGCATCGCGGGCATGAAAGTCGGCGATACGCTGGGCCTTCGAGGCCCCTTTGGAACCAGTTGGCCTTTGGAATCCTGCGTCGGCCAGGATGTGATACTGGTCGCGGGGGGAATTGGCTTACCTCCATTGCGCCCGGTAATTTATCGCCTGCTTGCCGAACGCCAGCGGTATGGACGCTTGCATTTGCTCTATGGAGCCCGTTCGCCTGAAATGCGGCTCTATACGGAAGAGTATGAACAATGGAGCGAAGGAGGTCTGGATGTCAGACAGACCGTGGATCGATCCAGTCCCGGCTGGCATGGGAATTTGGGAGTGGTGCCGCTGTTGTTGGAGCGATTACCGGCTTTTGATCCCGCGCGGACGGTGCTCATGATCTGCGGGCCGGATTTAATGATGCGGTTCACAGCCCGTGCTGCGCTACAGATGGGAATGACTGCCGAGCAGATCTGGGTTTCCACCGAACGCAATATGCAATGCGCAGTAGGATTGTGCGGACACTGCCAGTTAGGGCCGGAGTTTATCTGCAAAGACGGACCGGTTTTTCGTTACGATCGAATTTCACCTTATATGAAAGTCGAAGGGCTGTAA
- a CDS encoding 4Fe-4S dicluster domain-containing protein, producing MSQEPQTEEVRSCFLSNKQFEKLFEILYGLDYEVIGPIIDQGAITYDRLTSVNDLPRGWTDVQEPGKYRLQERDDDALFGYVVGPHSWKKHLFPPVSTLSVADRTEEGWQFSEVEEDRPKLAFLGVRACELAALKIQDRVFLGGAYVDPIYQGRRAETLIIAVNCTQAAATCFCTSMNTGPRCQSGFDLALTELTDGFVVEVATPAGETVIQALKTQELSDEQLTQASAARQQAVDQIERELDTTDIHDLLMSNLESSHWDDVAERCLSCTNCTMVCPTCFCSSVEEVSDLTGDHVERQRMWDSCFNMNFSYMNGGLVRNNIRNRYRQWLTHKLATWIDQFGTSGCVGCGRCISWCPVGIDLTQEVAAIRKDGET from the coding sequence ATGAGTCAAGAACCACAGACGGAAGAGGTCCGATCCTGTTTTCTTTCAAACAAACAGTTCGAGAAGCTCTTCGAAATCTTGTATGGCTTGGATTATGAGGTCATTGGGCCGATCATTGATCAGGGAGCGATTACTTATGATCGACTGACTTCAGTCAATGATCTACCCCGTGGTTGGACCGACGTCCAGGAACCGGGCAAGTATCGTCTTCAGGAACGGGATGATGACGCCTTGTTTGGGTATGTAGTCGGCCCTCATTCCTGGAAGAAACATCTGTTTCCTCCGGTGAGTACGCTCTCTGTTGCGGATCGGACGGAGGAAGGCTGGCAGTTTTCTGAAGTCGAAGAAGATCGGCCTAAGCTGGCTTTTTTAGGAGTGCGGGCCTGTGAATTAGCGGCACTCAAAATCCAGGATCGGGTCTTTCTCGGTGGTGCGTATGTTGATCCGATCTATCAGGGGCGGCGTGCAGAAACACTGATTATTGCCGTGAATTGCACACAGGCGGCTGCAACCTGCTTCTGCACTTCGATGAACACCGGACCCCGCTGTCAGTCTGGTTTTGATCTGGCGTTGACCGAACTGACAGACGGGTTTGTGGTCGAAGTGGCGACTCCCGCGGGTGAGACGGTCATTCAAGCTCTGAAAACACAGGAACTCTCAGACGAACAGCTGACCCAAGCCTCTGCAGCGCGTCAGCAGGCCGTTGATCAGATTGAGCGGGAACTGGATACCACCGATATTCATGACTTACTGATGTCGAACCTGGAGTCTTCGCATTGGGATGATGTCGCTGAACGCTGCTTATCTTGCACGAACTGTACGATGGTCTGTCCGACCTGTTTCTGCAGTTCGGTCGAAGAAGTCAGCGATCTGACAGGTGACCACGTCGAACGACAGCGCATGTGGGACTCCTGTTTCAATATGAACTTCAGTTATATGAATGGGGGGCTGGTTCGTAATAATATTCGGAATCGCTACCGTCAATGGCTGACCCATAAACTGGCGACTTGGATCGATCAGTTTGGAACTTCTGGTTGCGTCGGCTGTGGTCGTTGTATCTCATGGTGCCCCGTGGGCATTGATTTGACACAGGAAGTCGCTGCAATTCGGAAAGACGGAGAAACATGA
- a CDS encoding Crp/Fnr family transcriptional regulator: METQQLQQILKELRFTAGLSEEDQKKLAEISRPQDFPKNATIFTEGCEHNDIYVIRSGRVEICMSIPARGCLPVLTLEAGDLVGWSSVLQQGEMTATVAAVDDTQTIAIDAAKLRALCEEDHDIGYQIMRLIAKALSQRLVASRLQVLDMFGDASSYNNTPEGASE, translated from the coding sequence ATGGAGACTCAACAGCTTCAGCAAATTTTAAAGGAACTTCGATTCACGGCAGGGTTGTCGGAAGAGGATCAGAAGAAACTGGCTGAAATCTCGCGTCCTCAGGATTTTCCTAAAAATGCCACCATATTTACGGAAGGTTGTGAGCATAACGACATTTATGTTATCCGTAGCGGTCGCGTTGAAATTTGCATGAGCATTCCCGCCCGTGGTTGTCTTCCGGTTCTGACATTGGAAGCCGGGGATCTGGTCGGTTGGTCCTCGGTATTACAACAGGGGGAGATGACGGCAACAGTCGCCGCGGTAGATGACACGCAAACGATTGCCATTGATGCCGCTAAATTACGCGCGCTATGCGAAGAAGATCATGACATTGGCTATCAGATCATGCGGCTGATCGCGAAGGCATTGTCCCAACGGCTTGTTGCCAGCCGACTGCAGGTGCTCGATATGTTTGGAGATGCCAGCTCTTACAATAATACTCCGGAAGGGGCCTCGGAATGA
- a CDS encoding baeRF3 domain-containing protein, whose amino-acid sequence MKTLSHDELKPLSEWEQGPCVSIYLPRHQAVSEHGKDAIQLRNLLDEAEGLLQQRGLGAVETRKFLEAGRQIQNDATFWERGPAQGLCLLLAPGLSHQYDLNYQCPQMLSVEDAFYVSPLFYKAFENDHFHLLAICPKSVRLFRHQNGDFTQLELPDNVPTNLEDISAETQFEESLQYHSTSPAGPGGENAGMLHGHGLTKEQNEKLLSDFFQLLAKQLEKHLDNDGPPLILVAAEKQQSLFRKHYQSKNLLSDRIQTSPDRLGDQELLELALPLVNQFSKESLHKAVKQYRKHLGTERISHQLEEILQAAGAGRIESLFSPLGKELWGKVPNDGELVKTHSQPEAEDTALLNCAVRHTYRHGGTPYIINNEDMPEDQPLLAYFRW is encoded by the coding sequence ATGAAGACCCTGTCGCATGATGAACTTAAACCTCTGTCCGAGTGGGAACAAGGCCCTTGTGTTTCGATCTATTTACCACGCCATCAAGCGGTCTCAGAACATGGGAAAGATGCAATTCAACTGCGCAATTTGCTTGATGAAGCAGAGGGTTTACTACAACAACGTGGACTCGGGGCTGTAGAAACACGCAAGTTTCTTGAAGCAGGTAGACAGATTCAGAACGACGCAACATTCTGGGAACGTGGCCCGGCTCAGGGACTCTGCCTTTTATTAGCGCCCGGGTTATCGCACCAATATGACCTAAATTACCAATGCCCGCAGATGCTGTCTGTCGAAGATGCTTTTTATGTCAGCCCCTTATTTTACAAAGCGTTCGAAAACGATCACTTTCATTTACTGGCAATCTGCCCTAAATCGGTGCGGTTATTTCGACATCAAAACGGCGATTTTACTCAGCTCGAACTCCCGGACAATGTTCCGACAAACCTGGAAGACATTTCTGCTGAAACGCAATTTGAAGAATCCTTACAATATCACTCCACTTCTCCCGCTGGTCCGGGGGGTGAAAACGCGGGTATGCTGCATGGTCATGGTTTAACCAAAGAACAGAACGAAAAGCTGCTCTCTGACTTTTTTCAACTGCTGGCAAAACAACTGGAAAAGCACCTGGACAACGATGGTCCCCCATTGATTCTGGTCGCTGCAGAGAAACAACAAAGTCTGTTTCGAAAACATTATCAGTCGAAGAATCTTCTCTCAGACCGAATTCAGACTTCGCCTGACCGCCTCGGCGATCAGGAACTATTAGAGTTAGCCTTACCACTGGTAAATCAGTTTTCCAAAGAGTCCTTGCATAAAGCAGTCAAGCAATACCGCAAGCATTTAGGTACTGAGCGGATCTCACATCAGCTGGAAGAGATTCTGCAAGCAGCCGGTGCAGGCCGAATCGAATCGCTGTTTTCCCCTCTCGGTAAAGAACTCTGGGGGAAAGTGCCCAATGATGGTGAATTAGTAAAAACACATTCTCAGCCCGAAGCAGAAGACACGGCGTTACTGAATTGTGCAGTCCGACATACCTACAGACATGGTGGCACCCCCTATATTATTAATAACGAGGATATGCCGGAAGACCAACCATTGCTTGCTTATTTTCGTTGGTAA
- a CDS encoding response regulator transcription factor: protein MEEPKRDQTDCLKTRIMIVDDHPIVREGYVRLIERRKDLQTCAQAGSKAEAIQLIMQNPPDLIIVDISLTDGSGLELIKDIKAQFQEIRILAVSMHDESLFAERSIRAGALGFVNKQQAPEQLIKAIDQVIQGKVYLSPEVTERMICRSIGSDNYSAQSPIESLSDRELEVFEQIGHGETTRQIANKLNLSSKTIETYRENIKHKLNLANATELTGHAIQWVLENK, encoded by the coding sequence ATGGAAGAACCGAAGAGAGACCAGACCGATTGTTTGAAGACCCGAATCATGATCGTGGATGACCATCCGATTGTGCGCGAGGGGTACGTCCGTCTTATCGAACGGCGAAAGGACTTACAAACTTGCGCACAGGCAGGAAGTAAAGCCGAAGCCATCCAGCTGATTATGCAGAACCCACCGGATCTTATCATTGTCGATATCTCGCTCACAGATGGCAGTGGTCTGGAATTGATTAAAGATATCAAAGCACAATTTCAGGAAATCAGAATTCTGGCGGTCTCGATGCATGATGAATCTCTGTTTGCCGAACGATCCATTCGCGCGGGAGCCCTCGGATTTGTAAATAAACAACAGGCTCCCGAGCAACTCATCAAAGCAATCGACCAGGTCATCCAGGGAAAAGTTTATCTTAGCCCGGAGGTGACCGAGCGCATGATCTGCCGTTCGATTGGTTCCGATAATTATTCGGCCCAGTCCCCGATCGAAAGCCTCTCTGACCGGGAGCTGGAAGTTTTCGAACAAATCGGCCATGGTGAAACCACTCGCCAAATAGCTAATAAGCTGAACCTCAGTTCCAAGACCATCGAAACCTACCGGGAAAATATCAAACACAAACTCAACCTGGCAAATGCCACCGAGTTAACCGGACATGCGATCCAGTGGGTCCTGGAAAACAAGTAA
- a CDS encoding Hsp20/alpha crystallin family protein: MASTMTKVKEKTAPAELSQVARKKAPLSRFSQELNSLFGRAPFWSLRDEMDSLINRFSDDWSSGWLTQGFDASLDMSETDDAIEVRLDVPGIKPEEIEVEVAGNQLRISGERKEETEEKSKTFHRIERHSGSFSRAVTLPCDVNENQVQASCENGVLTVSLPKCEAVKPHKISVKPKAK; encoded by the coding sequence ATGGCTTCGACAATGACTAAGGTAAAAGAAAAAACGGCTCCTGCTGAATTATCTCAAGTCGCACGTAAAAAAGCACCGCTGTCACGTTTTTCTCAGGAGCTGAACTCCTTGTTCGGGCGTGCTCCTTTCTGGTCTCTACGAGATGAGATGGATAGTCTGATTAACCGCTTTTCAGATGACTGGAGCAGTGGCTGGTTAACCCAGGGGTTTGATGCTTCACTGGATATGTCCGAAACCGATGATGCGATTGAAGTTCGGTTGGATGTTCCGGGGATCAAACCGGAGGAAATTGAAGTTGAAGTCGCCGGGAATCAATTGCGGATCAGCGGCGAACGAAAAGAAGAAACCGAAGAGAAAAGTAAGACATTTCATCGTATCGAACGGCACTCAGGCAGCTTTTCCCGTGCCGTGACGTTGCCTTGTGATGTCAACGAAAATCAGGTTCAGGCCTCCTGTGAAAATGGCGTCCTGACTGTGAGTCTCCCCAAATGCGAAGCTGTGAAACCTCATAAAATTTCTGTGAAGCCTAAAGCCAAATAG
- a CDS encoding CBS domain-containing protein has protein sequence MTVGRICTRDTDLVDADESVQVAAERMNARNVGTLIVLDQDSHPVGLITDRDVALRIVGKGRDPIQTLVGEIMTQFPYNASEETTIETALSKMRSGGFRRLPVVDAEGKLSGVISLDDILELLCSEFTEIGNLIRKESPKSLAHPQS, from the coding sequence ATGACCGTAGGGCGAATTTGCACCAGAGACACCGACTTAGTCGACGCTGATGAATCAGTCCAGGTGGCAGCGGAACGAATGAATGCACGGAATGTGGGAACGCTGATTGTACTGGATCAGGATTCACATCCGGTCGGCTTGATTACCGACCGTGACGTGGCTTTACGAATCGTAGGTAAAGGCCGCGATCCAATTCAAACACTGGTCGGCGAGATCATGACCCAATTCCCTTATAATGCCAGCGAAGAGACAACCATAGAAACAGCGCTTTCAAAAATGCGATCGGGCGGCTTTCGTCGATTGCCAGTTGTCGATGCAGAAGGAAAACTGAGCGGGGTCATCTCGCTCGATGACATTCTTGAGTTGCTCTGTTCTGAATTTACCGAAATCGGTAATCTCATCCGAAAAGAAAGTCCAAAGAGTCTGGCGCATCCTCAAAGCTAG
- a CDS encoding protein-L-isoaspartate(D-aspartate) O-methyltransferase: protein MTESTSNQDRNLWEAARQKMVENHLRFRGIRDPRVLEAMSRVPREEFVSPEQKQYAYSDCALPIDCGQTISQPYTVAYMCEAAQLTGDETVLEVGTGSGYGAAVLSLLTREVHTIERIPELVTIARERLTRLGFSNVHVYTADGTLGVPEVAPFDAIIVTAGAETLPEPYTEQLKNGGRIIIPIGSETMGQTMYRYTMIKGKLSQENLGAFAFVPLIGEFGWSR from the coding sequence ATGACCGAATCAACTTCGAACCAGGATAGGAATCTGTGGGAAGCGGCGCGACAAAAAATGGTCGAAAACCATCTTCGATTTCGAGGCATCCGTGATCCTCGTGTTCTGGAGGCCATGAGCCGCGTCCCGCGAGAGGAATTTGTTTCTCCCGAACAGAAACAGTATGCCTATAGCGATTGTGCCCTCCCCATTGATTGCGGCCAGACAATTTCTCAGCCATATACCGTCGCTTATATGTGTGAAGCGGCTCAATTAACGGGGGATGAAACAGTATTAGAAGTAGGTACTGGCTCTGGATATGGGGCGGCCGTTTTATCACTGCTGACCCGCGAAGTTCATACGATTGAACGCATCCCGGAATTAGTGACGATAGCGCGCGAACGTCTCACACGCCTGGGCTTTTCGAACGTACACGTCTACACTGCCGACGGAACATTGGGAGTTCCCGAAGTGGCTCCCTTTGACGCCATCATCGTCACTGCCGGAGCAGAAACTCTACCGGAGCCTTACACCGAACAACTTAAGAACGGAGGTAGAATCATTATTCCCATCGGATCAGAAACGATGGGACAAACCATGTATCGATACACGATGATCAAAGGAAAATTATCCCAGGAAAATCTGGGAGCGTTCGCCTTTGTTCCCTTGATCGGAGAATTTGGCTGGTCCCGATAA